From the Xiphophorus couchianus chromosome 11, X_couchianus-1.0, whole genome shotgun sequence genome, the window AGGCTTTGTAGCAACATGCCACCATCCAGCCACGTCTTTCTTAGGGACATTCCTCCCGATTCCAGCAAACCACGTTCTGCACGCGGCCCAGCATAGTGAAAGAGTGTAGGTAGTAGACAAGTCTGCCTGCAGTCCAGACCCTTCTCCCATTGAAGATGTAACTCATTATGAAGCGCAACATACGACAACAGAGACCCCAGACTGTTCAGCAACTCAACTTGTAAATCAAGCAAGAATGGAAAGATCTTCACCCACAAAGCTTCTACAGTTGACGTTGTCAGTTCCCAGACGCTTACTGAGTGTTGTTAAAAGGAAAGGTGATGTAACAGTGGTGAATTAAATATCTTGTCTTTGTAGTCATTTCAATTGAACATAGGTTGAAAAGATTTGCACATCATCAGACATATATATAAAGCATATTCTGCTTTAATTTACGTTTTACACAACATGCCAACTCCAAAGGTACTGGACGGCCCTTTCTGGCCCCAAATGTTCGGCACCAGATGAAATCCAGCTGCTGTCTACCTGAAGCTCTGGACggacacattcacacctcctgCCTGAAGATCCCAGCGTTATTCCAGGGAAAATTATGAGAACAATTCCTGCTCCAGGAGGGAATGATGGCAGCTGAGTCCCGGGTCAGAGCATGTCGGGTGGACCTGTGCCAGCTGGGGCCTGTACGAAGGCGTGGTTCTGTAGGAACCAGAACATTTTGTCCTGAGGAGGGAGGCCAGCCTGAGCAGGTGGCCACACATTGCGCTCCATGTGACGCTGCAGACATTCATCAGCTTCAGGTCAACAACCTGTGAGGAGACACCTGGATGCAAAAATACCTACAGTTCAGCCCTTTAcctgctgctggttcagagGATAAATATCCGATCCCAAGTTTAGCTCAAAGGTCAGGATGGGAAGAAAACCTGGTAGTGGATAAACTCAAGCATTTACTCATTTCTTCACTATGGATCAGAGGATCATGGTTCATTCCTAAAGTCTGCAGGTAAAAGGTCGGAAGGGGCGCTAAACAATTTCTAACTAACCTACAAGGATCCTAACAGTCCTAACGATTCCTAACAGTTCTAATAATTCCTAAAAGTCCTAACAATTCCTAACAGTTCTAACAATTCCTAACAGTTCTAATAATTCCTAAAAGTCCTAACAATTCCTAACAGTTCTAATAATTCCTAACAGTCCTAACAATTCCTAACAGTTCTAATAATTCCTAACAGTCCTAACAATTCCTAACAGTCCTAACAATTCCTAACAGTTCTAATAATTCCTAAAAGTCCTAACAATTCCTAACAGTCCTAATAATTCCTAACAGTCCTAACAATTCCTAACAGTTCTAATAATTCCTAAATGTCCTAACAATTCCTAACAGTCCTAACAATTCCTAACAGTTCTAATAATTCTTAGCAGTTCTAATAATTCCTAAAAGTCCTAACAATTCCTAACAGTCCTAACAATTCCTAACAGTTCTAATAATTCCTAAAAGTCCTAACAATTCCTAACAGTTCTAATAATTCCTAAAAGTCCTAACAATTCCTAACAGTCCTAACAATTCCTAACAGTTCTAATAATTCCTAAAAGTCCTAACAATTCCTAACAGTTCTAATAATTCCTAACAGTCCTAATAATTCCTAACAGTCCTAACATTTCCTAAAAGTCCTAACAATTCCTAACAGTCCTACCAATTCCTAACAGTTCTAATAATTCCTAAAAGTCCTAACAATTCCTAACAGTTCTAATAATTCCTAACAGTCCTAATAATTCCTAACAGTTCTAATAATTCCTAACAGTCCTAACAATTCCTAACAGTCCTAACAATTCCTAACAGTTCTAATAATTCCTAAAAGTCCTAACAATTCCTAACAGTCCTAATAATTCCTAACAGTCCTAACAATTCCTAACAGTTCTAATAATTCCTAAAAGTCCTAACAATTCCTAACAGTCCTAATAATTCCTAACAGTTCTAATAATTCCTAACAGTTCTAATAATTCCTAAAAGTCTTAACAATTCCTAACAGTTCTAATAATTCCTAAAAGTCCTAACAATTCCTAACAGTCCTAATAATTCCTAACAGTTCTAATAATTCCTAAAAGTCCTAACAATTCCTAACAGTCCTAACAATTCCTAACAGTTCTAATAATTCCTAAAAATCCTAACAATTCCTAACAGTCCTAACAATTCCTAACAGTTCTAATAATTCCCAAAAGTCCTAACAATTCCTAACAGTTCTAATAATTCCTAACAGTCCTAATAATTCCTAACAGTCCTAACATTTCCTAACAGTCCTAACAATTCCTAACAGTTCTAATAATTGTTAGGACTGTTAGGAATTGTTAGGAATTAGCTCCTTTTGCTGTTTCTTAACTATCAAACAATTCCTAACAGTCCTAACAATTCCTAACACTCTTTAATAATTCCTAACACTTTCAAGGAATTCCTAACCACCAGCTGTCTgtgatttaaaattatattttaattaaatcagatGTTTCATCTGTTAAGTTGGTCACGGGGATAAATATGGTGGTTTACGCAATCAGTCAATTTCTTTAGGCGTTCCTCccaatctttaaaaatgaagagaccagGATCGTGTAGTAGTTGTTGACCCGTCATAGCTTTACCTGTATTTCCTCTACCACAGTTAAATGCTGTGGTTTGGGAGTTACCAGCAATTAAGCTAGCAAAAGACAGCGCAACTAGTGTTGTCCTGACACGGTGGATGTCCTGTGCGCTAAACATTTAGCCAACAAAATAATGCTTATAAATGACGGAACGAAAAAGTGAGACCACATCGCTGCGAGCAGGGTTCGAACCTGCGCGGGGAGACCCCATTGGATTTCAAGTCCAAcgccttaaccactcggccaTCGCAGCTCGTATCAGAGAGTCACTCTACCCGACATTTTATTCCACAGTCCTGAgtctgtttgttattttgtgttcGCTGTAGTTTTAAGACGAATTTACCCAGAAACATGTTAGCGCCGAAGACTGTCGGTCTCGCTACATCTGTTGAAGTGCaggaatttaaatttaatcaggTTCAGGAAGGCCTGCATGTGCTTACGGACTGTACCAACCTCGATACTGGTATAACTGGTTCCATCGTGTGTAAACGACGCCGCCATGTTGTAAGCTTGGTTGTGCTGTTGGATTGAAAGATACAATAAACAGAATTCAGCGGCTTGTTGGATCCCCTAAAATCTTTACAGGTTGCTATTTTCCCTCCCAGTCTCCCGGGTCAGCACCGGTAAGTTCCGCTGAGCCTTCAGACCATAGTAACATTTTTAACCTGCCAGTGCCACCTGGTGGACATCTATTTATTCGCACTCATGTCAgtgttatagaaaaaaaatagtttatatcTATTAAAAAGTCAGACGGTGTGAATGTAGACTGTAAATATGTCTCAAATGAATAAAGACAGATACTTTATGAAACTCTTAGACCATTCTGACTCGGTGGAACTGTCTAAATCCACTAATAAAAGCCCTGGATTCATGATGTGGGGATGTAGCTCAGTGGTAGAGCGCATGCTTCGCATGTATGAGGTCCCGGGTTCAATCCCCGGCATCTCCAGCTCCTTTTGCTGTTAATGTTGACACAGAGTGGACCTGACTAAATCAAGGTGTTAGTGAAAGGGTGAATTTACGCACACTAATCAGAGACTCTTTGAGGTTAGTGAAGAAATAACGTTGCATAAacttgaatatttatgcaacgtaaatagaaaacaatagaaaaactgACATGAAAGCAGGAGGAGGTATTCTGGCGTGAGGATCCAGTTATATACCATTCGCAGTGTCACGTAACacgttgcttttattttgaaacttatGTATCCCAGCCGGatatcatgttttcatcattccTTTCGCTCTTTAAAACAGCGGTGAATCAGGAGGAGCACTACTTGAGATCATTAcattctgacaaaataaaaaacaaaaatgctgacggaacaaaaaaaacaacgatGGTTCCACTGGGgctcgaacccaggaccttctgcGTGTAAAGCAGACGTGATAACCGCTACACTATGGAACCACAACGTCTACCATACATGATAGAGGAGGTATTGAAGGGAACCACCGGGTCTGTGTTACTTGGTTGGATGCAAATTCTCTTGTTGAAATTTTATAATCCAACCTTTCAGTAAATTCATTCTGTAGTAAATTAAACAAAGTGGTAAAAAATATTGGTTTCCCCCAGCAACTCCTCCAAACAGCCTTCCATGACCCTGAAAGTCATGTGTAGGTGTCAGTGAGGGCGGGGCCTGAAAACAGCAGAACGCACCTGTAGCTGCAGGTGCCAAACACCTCTTCAGCAAACCCAGAAGACAGGAGAGGAGCTGCTGAACTGCAGGTAAGTCCACCTGGTCATCAAGTTCTCTTTATAACTACCTCAATGTCACATTCCAGAACATTTTCCATTAGTTGGGTTTTTTATCTTCATACATAGCTTGTAATATCGTGCTTACCCAGAACTTTCTATGTCAAGGTTCTTTGTGTGAgacatttagtcatttttatttaaaatactgGTATTTTGTTTATACATTCACTGAATCATCTGCATGCATGAACCTCCTCCTCCATAatctgagctgaatgtcagtCTTACCTCATGCTAATACAAAACATTGATGGAGCTCCTGTGGTTAATGTGGTCCATCAGGAGGAGTTCAGTAGATTTCCTCTGACCTGATCAACTGTAGGCTGGAACTGACCGAAAAGAAGATGTTACAATCCAGCGTAACAAGGTGTGTGAGTCCACAGGTACATAAGGAGTAGGAAAGCTATCCCAGAGGTAAAGAAGGAAGTGACCTTAAGCATCAAAGACTTCAGTGTTCTCAGAAACCATCTGTTGAACACCCGCGTTAACTGTTCCTCATTTCCAATTCAAATATCAGCAAGGTAAACAAAAGAAGGCTTATGTGATGTCTAGAGGcggaaaaacaacaaaggtcCATTTCAGGGCATCAAAGGACAGGAAGTAAGATGTTGGAGGGACTAAAGTCCAGCAGGTAATCCTGCAGACGGAGTCGTCTAAGGCAGGAGAGCTACCACCCTGCAACTTTAAcatgcatccctgctccaacacgcCTGAATCAAAAGGCTGACATCAACTCCGCTCTGTAGAGGCCTCCTGATGAACCATTCATTTGGTCCAGGTGGGTTGGAGAAGGAATGACCTCTGGTCTGGAGGAATGGATCCTCTCAGGAGGTCAGAGAACTCCTCCATGGTGTCACAACAGGATGCAACCCCTGGCCTCTGCAGAGCTGGATGATGCTGATGAGGGAACTCTGGTGAGTTGGAGCAGGAATGCTTCTAGAGGCTGCAGGACGTTAgctctggaggactggagttggacgGAGCTCAGTCTTCAAGTGTGATGCAAAGCAGCAGATGCAGCAGTGTgaagcagtgtttcccaaccctgatccctaaggcacactgccctgcgtgggtcagatgtttctctgctttaatCACACTTGATTCAGATGACTGCAGTTCAGATAAGGCTTCTTGTTCTGCCATCAATTAAAATCAGGCGTGTTATAGAAGGTAAGCATCACAAATCCAAACATTTGGTTCAGACAGAATgttctgtgatggactggcaacctgtccagggtgtccCCTCGTCTCTCACCCATTGAATGCTGGAGATAGGGACCAGACCCcatagatggatagatagaaAGACTTTATTATTGTGCTGTTACTCGGGATTTGGAAGAGTGGTTCCAGTGAAAGAAGCTCCTACTGCTGCAGCAGACCAAGATATTTGGACAATTTCATTGCCCCAACTGGGTTGAGTTAAGAACTCGaccaaataaaacaactttggGATGAActtattattgttttctgaCAATGAGTtggtgttttttggtgtctggaaaacgagacgtttcaaaaacctcctgagtATGACGTCACTGTTAGCGAGCACTGCCCTGTTACCAAGCAACTGAGGGATATGAGTTTGTTTGTTCTGCTGGTTTTACAGCTGcagtacaatggctgctggagaagaCGAGTGTTTAGCTGTTGAGTTAGCGTTCAGAAACCACTCGCTGCTTTTTACATGGTTGTTCAGGATTCTCCAATTCTTGAAACAAAAAGTATGCACATTCCTTTAGTAAAGTTTCTAATATTATGTCAGAACTTAAACACAAAGCTGATGAGCCGCCTCAGTTGTGAAACTCATAACTGTTTACATTGTCAGCAGTCGGTAAATATTAGTGGTTAATATTTAATAGAAAGTATAgttaaaatggagaaaatgtgtCGATGTTTTTACCTTCTGTCATTTCTACTTAAATGAAGATCCTCCTCAGTGTTGACTTTTTAACATAGTTTTGGCACATCAGACTCTATGCTGATGATATTCACGCTTATCTCATTGAAGTCTTTCAGTTTCTGACAGTCAGCTGAGATTTACTGCAGCCGATCCTTGAACCGCCAGCAAACCTTCTGGAGGTTTTTTAAACGTTAGTAACTCTGCCACCATTTTGTCCTGCAGGATGGGTTTCTGTCAGGAGTTTGAAGTGACGGTTCACACCTCACCTGGTCCCACCTGCGGGACCTTCAACCGTCTGCGTCTCAGCCTGATTGGATCACAAGGCGAGACTCCGCCCGTCACAGTGAACGACGACCATCACCTGCTGCCTGGATCTGTGAGTTTCATCAGTAATCGTTCTGATGGTGTGAAATGACGCTCCGCTAACATCGCTTCTCTTTGCTGCTGAGTTTTTGCAAAGCTGCTAAGGTCTCTCCAAATGGTCTCCGTCTTCCTAGACGTGCCTGGTCCTGGTCCGGCCCAGTGGCCCACTGGGTCGGGTGGTTCTGGTTCGGCTCCAGCTGGAGGTGCAGACTGGATTCCCCAATTTGGACTGGCACTGTAACAGAGTAGAGCTCCGCCAACGGGTTAAAGGTCAGGAACCAAGGCCCGACGGTTCAGAAACGCAGGTGTTCTTGTGCGACAAGTGGCTGCGGACAGCAGATGGCGACGTGGAGCTGCGCAGCGGAAACCGTGAGATTATTTTTGGTCCCTGAGAAGCGATTCTTACAATCACTTCAGATCCATCTGATTCTGTCCCTGTGTTTCCTGTCATTGGTGTTGCTCCAGTGTGTTTGCTGGCGGAGGAAACTGAAGAGCGAGCGAAGCAACACCGACTCGGCCAGCTGCAGCGGCAGCGGCAGCTCATCAGGTGCAACATATCAGGCTCCTGGAAAACTGTCCTGGCTGCTGCCTTTCTATGCAGCTTGATTCTCATCTACCTTCAGTGTGCCGCCTGGGATTTGTCCCATTCactttgattttttaaagatgaatttcAACCAGGCCAATCGGTGAACATTCACATATCTTCATTCAGATGCTTGAATGACGACGACGTATCTGACCAAATTGCAGGCTGCCAATGCCAATGGAAATGAACAAATCAGTTCAGTCTGTGTTGCTCATGCTTCCAAAATTAGAACAGGAAGAATGTTTAAGACATGTAATTGTTGGAAAAGGTGTTGTTTTGCTCGGCTCTTTTCAGTTGAGAAtagttgtttacagtgcaggaaATCTCTGGTAGCCTTCATCAATGTCATAGCCAAACTTTAGCGATTGGTTGAGATCAGAGTCAATAGTTTCAAACATCATTTCACCTCGAGTAAGCAGTCATTTCTCAACAGTCAAAGGTCCCGACTCTTTCATGAAGCGACGCTTAAAACAAGGTTCTGGTTTTTAACAGGCGACAGAAAAATTTGTGTAAATAGAAACTGACTTcagagagcagaacaaaaatcaGGTAACTGAATCAGAACAGGATCCTTAAAGTACAACAAGAAAccaaagtaaatgtaactaaacaTAGAACAAAAAGACGTGAATAAATGTTCCTGAGAAGACCTGAAGGCATCAAACTCTGATGATGATCTCCATCCTTAGACCAGGGTCTGCTCTTGAACTGGGTTTACTCCTGACCTGAGCCGTATCTGACCCGAACTCTCCCCTGTTAACAGGTGGGGTGTGTTTGTCGAAGGCGTTCCTCAGTGCCTCGATCTCAAGAGTCTGTCCGATCTCGGGCCGAACCTGAGCTACACACACATCAGGTAAGACCCAGAAATGGTCTAACTGAAGCAGCAATGGCCGTCTCTGATGTGCTTCTTGTTCCTGCTCTGCAGTCCATCCATCGACTTGCACTACCTGAGAGGCTTTGCCGGCCGGGCCGAACCCTGGAGCAGCTTCTCTGAGCTGGAGACCGCCTTTGCCCTCAGTGGACATCAGAACAACATTGCCAGTAAGAACCAGAACCGCCCGGCTCTCTTAGTCACAGACCCGTCACACAACGCTGATGAAACTaatatgtttgtatgttttgtaaatctgattaattgtttggatttttgtaCTTCTTTTCTCTATATCTTCTTGGTTTCTCTCTGAAGGTGAAATTCTaatgtctgaaatgttttgcatcatAATCATCTAATTCAGGTATTCAAGTCACTCCCATTACCACAGGCGTACAAAACCCAGCAGCTCGTGCTGCAGATTGCAGCTACAAATATCTGAAGGAATGGGTCACTCTCAGGTCAATGAACCTCAGCTTGGTACCAGGACAGGATTCCACCTGGTCAATAAGTCCAATTGACAGTCCGGTGTGGAGAAAAACTAAAGACTTACGCAGGTCAGAGACTGGATTGGCTAAAACTCACACAAACCTCCAAACGCCATGTGACCTTCTGGTTCGCTCTATAACACTGTGTAGAAAACTTTATGGATAGAGTCCGTGACCAAACATCTGGATCCAAACCTGACCTGATGTTCAAAGCATCAGATGCTCCGCCCTTAAGGATccaaagaaagaacaaagatATCTGGGAGGATTTTATGCTGCCACCGTAGGAGGAATGGTACCGGGACGGACGCTTTCTGTTCCAACATGGCTGAACTCCAGTCAACAAAGCCAGGTTGATAAAGACATGGATGAAGGAGTTTGGTGTAGAAGAACTTGACTGGCCTGACCTCAAACTTATGACTGTTAGTCAGGATTCATTGTCctacatcagtgtctgacctcccTGACGATAATGAAGAATGAAACAGACTCCTTGTGGAAGACCAGTTCTAGACAAGCTGAAGCTTTAGCTGCTAACAGTGGAAAAACATTATAGTTAATTGTGGGTTAAGATCAGGATGTCCATCAGGTTCATGTGAGTCAGTGAAGACGGTGAACTTGTTAGCTGTACAGCTAATCGAGGTGCTTGGTGTTTCTCTGCCCCATTTGTTCCTCTGTCCTCGTCTCTGGGTGTCCTCCAGCTCAGCTGTCCAGTTGTCTTTTGTCTGTCCAGAGTTTGTGAAGGCTCACTGGATGGAGGATTGGTATTTTGGCTATCAGTCTCTGAACGGCTGCAACCCCCTGCTCCTGCGTCGGACACACCTCATCCCTCCGAACCTGGCCGTCACCTCTGACATGTTCCGCCCCTTCCTACCTGCCGACTCCTCCCTTGAAGAAGAGCTCCAGGTAACTTTGTGGTTCTGTGATTTGTGGCTCCTGTTGGATTCTATGTCAGAAAACCGATGCTTCCTGTTTAGAGAGGAAACATTTACCTGCTGGACTACAAGCTCCTGGACGGGCTTGAAGGCAACCAGATCAATGGAAAGCAGACGTACCTGTCCGCCCCGCTGTGTCTCCTGCACCTGAACGAGTTGGGACAGGTGGTCCCCATCGCCATCCAGGTGAGCTCACACCCAGGTGGAAAACGCTGCTGCTGATCCAGACTGACACTCTGCCTGTAACCCTTCAGCTCCAGCAGACGCCCGGTCCGCAGAACCCGGTCTTCCTGCCCTCTGACCCCAGCTGTGACTGGCTGCTGGCTAAGATCTGGGTCCACAGCGCTGACTTCCAGGGTCACCAGCTGGTCTCCCATTACATGCGGACCCATATGATGGCGGAGCTGTGCTGCATCGCCACGCTGCGGCAGCTTCCAGAGCATCACCCTCTGCACCAGGTGAAGACCAGCCGCCACACCTGGTACATAGAGAACTACCTGTCCACCTGAGAGACTGAAACAACAACAGGCCCAAAGCTGTAGTGGGCACCGCTAatgcactaatcataaacattagctctgcTAACAATAAAGCACGATACCAACATGGTGTTTAGCTAAAGGTAGAGCGCTAATTTCCACTATGTTGATACCTACTGTGCATgaacagacttcaaaataagagcatgaatttAAACGTCTTAGCAGTTCACCAAAACGTCCAGACAGAACTTTATTCACcttaaagtttataaaacagccaagtaaattagcactttagaatttatggaaacaaaatgcgctaaatgttttcaaagttagcaaaaacaataaagcgTTAAACCAAAAATTAGCTGTGCTAATTAGCAGAAGTGTCCAAAGTGTTTATGATCTGGACAGATGATCAGTGACTTGAGGAGCAGCCCTACCAGTTCAGAGCAACGTTTAACTGTACCaagttcccacaagtctgaacctGAAGCGATCTGTGCCACTGgaccgccatcttggtaggcaaatGTGGCGCAAAGCATAGATGAATTTTGGCTTCCAGACCAACAAAGAGAAATAATATTGACACTATTGACCAATGTGCAAGAGAAACGTATCAATAACATGCTGTCAGGACCGACCCGTATGAGACAGAGAATGTggcttttttattgttgtcatagcaacaaTAAAAAGTTAGTTAGTCATAACTAACT encodes:
- the LOC114153401 gene encoding LOW QUALITY PROTEIN: arachidonate 15-lipoxygenase B (The sequence of the model RefSeq protein was modified relative to this genomic sequence to represent the inferred CDS: substituted 1 base at 1 genomic stop codon) encodes the protein MTLKVMCRCQXGRGLKTAERTCSCRCQTPLQQTQKTGEELLNCRMGFCQEFEVTVHTSPGPTCGTFNRLRLSLIGSQGETPPVTVNDDHHLLPGSTCLVLVRPSGPLGRVVLVRLQLEVQTGFPNLDWHCNRVELRQRVKGQEPRPDGSETQVFLCDKWLRTADGDVELRSGNLCLLAEETEERAKQHRLGQLQRQRQLIRWGVFVEGVPQCLDLKSLSDLGPNLSYTHISPSIDLHYLRGFAGRAEPWSSFSELETAFALSGHQNNIAKFVKAHWMEDWYFGYQSLNGCNPLLLRRTHLIPPNLAVTSDMFRPFLPADSSLEEELQRGNIYLLDYKLLDGLEGNQINGKQTYLSAPLCLLHLNELGQVVPIAIQLQQTPGPQNPVFLPSDPSCDWLLAKIWVHSADFQGHQLVSHYMRTHMMAELCCIATLRQLPEHHPLHQLLMPHIRTSLQINMQARASLLAANGPFDQAVGSGLKTIPDILRRASATIHYRSMCVPDDLLDRGVDKLPRSFYAQDARRIWDVLYRFVLGWVQLYYRGDKDVQNDSELQNWITDINTHGFSQNAGFPPSFQTEAEVSKFVTMVIFSCSALHAAVNFSQLDFALWMPNCPAAMTRPPPQAKGAVTEQDILSFLPDINSTNRVLMTLAVLSQPGVNFVPLCHYREAVFRVDAHRRLLEEVQAELQAITDDITERNRHLELPYTYLCPSGVDNSVAI